In Primulina eburnea isolate SZY01 chromosome 3, ASM2296580v1, whole genome shotgun sequence, one DNA window encodes the following:
- the LOC140827095 gene encoding uncharacterized protein — protein sequence MDRIISAGDITETSRVLVSIGSEAFVDRVVDTSPVEQLLVVHDSLLTLACIKEKHDKVKCWQGELVHVPEKWTPFDVVFLYFLPGLAFELGEVLGALAKLCSPGERVVMSHPQGRRAVEEQRLKYPDVVVSNLPEETIRLSVHLKWLNLWMNLLDSTYRSESQNTLQGM from the exons ATGGACCGAATCATTTCGGCTGGag ACATTACGGAAACCTCGAGGGTTCTTGTTTCCATTGGTTCTGAAGCATTTGTGGATAGAGTTGTTGATACATCACCAGTCGAACAGTTACTTGTCGTACATGACTCTCTTTTAACTTTGGCTTGCATCAAGGAGAAACATGACAAGGTCAAATGCTGGCAAGGTGAACTGGTCCATGTACCTGAGAAGTGGACACCTTTTGATGTTGTATTCCTCTACTTCCTCCCTGGTCTAGCCTTTGAACTCGGTGAGGTTCTTGGAGCTCTTGCCAAGCTTTGTTCGCCAG GTGAACGAGTTGTGATGAGCCATCCACAAGGAAGGCGAGCGGTTGAAGAGCAACGGCTTAAGTATCCAGATGTCGTGGTTTCCAATTTGCCAGAGGAAACGATACGTCTGAGCGTTCATTTGAAGTGGTTGAATTTGTGGATGAACCTGCTGGATTCTACCTACCGTTCTGAGAGTCAAAACACATTGCAGGGAATGTAA